A section of the Spirosoma pollinicola genome encodes:
- a CDS encoding RagB/SusD family nutrient uptake outer membrane protein, which produces MKRNSLIFSSLTFAAVLLTASCQKSFLDVPVQGQATTATDPNLAVNLVTGVYNSLYSSEAFGGAGGDVHGISFIAATNIISDDADKGSFDGDQPSLKDLDNFTVTPTNNFVAALWNGYYSGISRANQALAALESASLDAKTKTQLIGEVRFIRGYYYFNLVRFFGKVPKVVRVPKDAQDANTDPAFQTRAPVDTIYNVITQDLQFAAANLPLRAQAGVGHANKGAAQALLAKTYLYRKNWQQVQALTQEVINSGQYALVPDYTIIWRYAGNNNSESIFETQSGTFNNGDIAVGGYATWQGPRVGGKGGWTDLGFGFDTPSQNLVNAYEPGDKRRASTIITIDNSGKHVGTVLYDGFRIPSADSVQSLYYNYKAYASENKNVEPYLGNRDQKQKDVRLLRYADVLLMNAEANNELGQPATAITYVNQIRARAGLATTTASAQADLRNAIWKERRIELAMEHDRFFDLVRQGRAAQVMQAAGKNFVAGKNELLPVPSLQIQLSGGKLDQNPGY; this is translated from the coding sequence ATGAAACGTAATTCTCTAATTTTCAGCAGTTTAACCTTTGCCGCCGTTTTGCTGACCGCTTCGTGCCAGAAGAGTTTTCTGGATGTGCCTGTGCAGGGGCAGGCAACCACCGCTACCGACCCAAATTTGGCAGTAAACCTGGTGACGGGCGTTTACAATAGTCTCTACAGTAGCGAAGCATTTGGCGGAGCCGGTGGCGATGTGCATGGCATCAGCTTCATTGCCGCCACCAATATTATCTCCGATGATGCCGATAAGGGTAGCTTCGACGGTGACCAGCCGAGCCTGAAAGATCTTGACAACTTCACGGTAACGCCAACTAACAATTTCGTTGCGGCCCTCTGGAATGGCTATTATAGTGGTATCTCACGGGCGAATCAGGCGTTGGCAGCGTTGGAATCTGCTTCACTGGATGCCAAAACCAAGACGCAGTTGATTGGTGAGGTTCGGTTTATTCGCGGGTATTATTACTTCAATCTTGTCCGATTTTTCGGTAAAGTGCCCAAGGTAGTCCGGGTGCCGAAAGATGCGCAGGATGCCAATACCGACCCCGCTTTTCAAACCCGCGCCCCGGTCGATACGATCTACAACGTTATCACGCAGGACTTGCAATTTGCGGCTGCCAACTTACCCCTACGCGCGCAGGCCGGTGTTGGTCATGCCAACAAAGGAGCGGCACAGGCGTTGCTGGCCAAAACGTACCTATACCGCAAAAACTGGCAGCAGGTCCAGGCATTAACGCAGGAAGTCATCAATTCCGGTCAGTATGCACTGGTGCCCGACTACACGATCATCTGGCGGTATGCGGGCAACAACAACAGCGAATCCATTTTTGAAACCCAAAGTGGCACTTTCAACAACGGCGATATTGCCGTTGGCGGATATGCCACCTGGCAGGGGCCGCGCGTTGGTGGCAAGGGCGGCTGGACAGACCTCGGATTTGGCTTCGACACACCAAGCCAGAATCTGGTAAACGCCTACGAACCCGGCGATAAACGGCGTGCCTCCACCATTATCACCATCGACAATAGTGGCAAACACGTAGGAACGGTGCTGTACGATGGCTTCCGCATCCCCAGCGCCGATTCGGTGCAGAGTCTGTATTACAACTACAAAGCGTATGCCAGTGAGAACAAAAACGTGGAACCGTATCTGGGCAATCGGGACCAGAAACAGAAAGACGTTCGCCTGCTCCGCTACGCCGATGTATTGCTCATGAACGCCGAAGCAAACAACGAACTGGGCCAGCCAGCCACGGCCATTACCTATGTAAATCAGATACGCGCCCGTGCCGGGTTAGCCACTACAACGGCAAGCGCTCAGGCCGATCTCCGCAACGCGATCTGGAAAGAGCGCCGAATCGAATTAGCGATGGAACACGACCGCTTTTTCGACCTGGTACGGCAAGGACGGGCTGCGCAGGTAATGCAGGCCGCCGGGAAGAATTTCGTTGCGGGCAAGAATGAGTTACTGCCTGTACCGAGCCTACAAATTCAGTTGAGTGGCGGAAAACTGGACCAGAATCCGGGTTACTAG
- a CDS encoding LamG-like jellyroll fold domain-containing protein → MKTRQITTWLMAGAVLSTVFTSCKKSDDTATLPSIGGYNSSNDVSSSNLLAHWTFDGTNNEAVSGMAPSKSSNASFTTGVKGQALQLSSGYLVYPTITALSSASALGSVTVSAWVNTSNNATTASEIFALTSPTATDWGQMVNLLVETGQKAATIDTLIIHGFVGQYTAGTRSGQDNINTGDAVDAGNKFKVVKGAGKWTHVVLKYDGSASTIDIYANGVVVSNSNYRVRGTTGALVFPTPTQVLIGAFPNVSSGFASSANQVWQGLFNGSIDELRVYNKALSDTDVSSLYQLELAGR, encoded by the coding sequence ATGAAAACGAGACAAATCACAACATGGTTAATGGCTGGTGCTGTCCTAAGCACTGTATTTACCTCATGCAAAAAAAGCGATGATACCGCTACGTTACCATCTATTGGCGGATACAATAGTTCAAACGATGTTTCTTCGTCCAATTTGCTAGCGCACTGGACTTTCGATGGCACAAATAATGAAGCCGTTTCTGGGATGGCTCCTTCAAAAAGCAGCAATGCTTCGTTTACAACGGGTGTGAAAGGACAAGCTTTGCAATTAAGCTCGGGCTACCTGGTGTATCCGACTATTACAGCGTTGAGTAGTGCCAGTGCTTTAGGCAGTGTAACAGTTAGTGCATGGGTTAATACAAGTAATAATGCAACTACAGCCTCTGAAATATTCGCGCTGACAAGCCCTACTGCAACAGACTGGGGTCAAATGGTCAACCTTCTCGTTGAAACAGGTCAAAAAGCAGCTACTATTGACACGCTGATTATACACGGATTTGTAGGGCAATATACAGCAGGAACACGGAGTGGTCAGGATAACATTAACACAGGCGATGCGGTCGATGCTGGAAATAAATTCAAGGTTGTAAAAGGGGCTGGCAAATGGACTCATGTCGTCCTGAAATATGATGGATCAGCCTCTACAATTGATATTTACGCAAACGGCGTCGTCGTATCAAATAGTAATTATAGAGTAAGAGGAACAACGGGCGCATTGGTATTCCCTACGCCAACTCAGGTGCTCATTGGTGCATTCCCAAATGTAAGCTCGGGCTTTGCGAGTTCAGCGAACCAAGTTTGGCAGGGCTTGTTTAATGGCTCCATTGATGAACTGCGGGTGTATAATAAAGCCTTGTCTGATACGGACGTAAGTTCTCTTTACCAACTCGAATTAGCAGGTCGGTAA
- a CDS encoding glucoamylase family protein — protein sequence MTHSKLILFLLLGVVGVACKSKQDVEPPETFYYRTLQVNGQSSASMSFRNVSVKPVITVSFTAPVQKESASMSIKLTQKNNAASVPLSFTFSGSDTIVTLTPQTTLAPLTAYQIEVSPTLVSQRNTALNSTITASLLTVIDSTDKFPRISDSLLLDLVQKQTFKYFWDFGHPVSGMARERNSSGDVVTSGGTGFGIMAVLVAANRNFITRQDGLTRLTKITSFLTNNAKRYHGAFPHWLNGATGATIPFSAKDDGADLVETSYLMQGLLTARQYFNSPTNADEIALRKSINDLWNGVEWNWFTKSGTETNLYWHWSPNYNWDMNMPIRGWNEALITYVLAASSNTSAIPKTVYDNSWAQNGKMANGNSYYGIKLPLGPAYGGPLFFSQYSFLGINPHNLTDTYADYWQQNTAHSLINYTYCKTNPKQFVGYSADSWGLTASDEQNGYSAHEPNNDNGTISPTAALSSMPYTPTESMQALRFFYYKLGDKLWKDQGFVDAFNLTNVWFADSYLAIDQGPIIVMIENQRSQLLWKLFMSCPEVKKGMTNLGFQSPNL from the coding sequence ATGACCCATTCAAAATTAATACTCTTTCTCCTCCTGGGTGTTGTGGGCGTAGCCTGCAAATCGAAGCAGGACGTTGAACCCCCGGAAACGTTTTATTACCGGACATTGCAGGTAAATGGCCAATCGTCGGCCAGTATGAGCTTCCGAAATGTCAGCGTAAAACCGGTTATTACGGTTTCGTTTACAGCTCCGGTTCAGAAAGAATCGGCGTCGATGTCCATTAAACTCACGCAGAAGAACAATGCTGCGTCAGTACCCTTATCATTCACGTTTTCGGGCAGCGATACAATCGTTACGCTAACACCCCAAACGACACTTGCTCCCTTGACGGCCTACCAGATTGAGGTATCCCCTACCCTGGTATCGCAACGCAATACTGCGTTAAACTCAACCATCACGGCCAGCCTACTCACCGTTATTGACAGCACCGACAAGTTTCCGCGTATCAGCGATTCACTCTTGCTCGACCTGGTGCAAAAACAAACCTTTAAATACTTCTGGGACTTCGGACACCCGGTTTCGGGGATGGCCCGCGAACGGAATTCATCGGGCGATGTCGTTACCTCGGGGGGGACAGGCTTCGGTATTATGGCCGTTCTGGTAGCCGCCAACCGGAACTTCATTACCCGTCAGGATGGATTGACCCGGCTCACCAAAATCACCAGCTTCTTAACCAACAACGCCAAACGCTATCACGGCGCTTTTCCGCACTGGCTCAATGGCGCAACGGGGGCCACGATTCCGTTTAGTGCCAAAGATGACGGAGCTGATCTGGTCGAAACGTCTTACCTCATGCAGGGGCTGCTAACCGCCCGGCAGTATTTTAACAGCCCAACCAACGCCGACGAAATCGCCCTGCGAAAGTCGATCAATGATCTCTGGAACGGCGTCGAATGGAACTGGTTTACCAAGAGCGGCACCGAAACGAATCTGTATTGGCACTGGTCCCCCAACTACAACTGGGACATGAACATGCCCATTCGGGGCTGGAACGAAGCCCTTATTACCTACGTGCTGGCCGCATCGTCGAACACCAGCGCGATTCCGAAAACCGTTTACGACAACAGTTGGGCACAAAATGGGAAGATGGCAAACGGCAACAGTTACTACGGTATCAAGCTGCCCCTAGGACCAGCCTATGGCGGACCGCTTTTCTTCTCGCAATACTCATTTCTGGGTATCAATCCACACAATTTAACTGATACCTACGCCGATTACTGGCAACAGAATACGGCCCATTCGCTGATCAATTACACCTATTGCAAAACCAACCCAAAACAATTCGTCGGGTATAGTGCCGATAGCTGGGGGCTCACTGCCAGCGATGAACAAAACGGCTATTCGGCCCACGAACCCAACAACGACAACGGCACAATTTCGCCAACAGCCGCCCTTTCGTCCATGCCGTACACGCCTACCGAGTCGATGCAGGCGCTCCGGTTTTTCTATTATAAACTGGGCGATAAACTTTGGAAAGATCAGGGTTTTGTTGACGCGTTCAACCTAACCAACGTCTGGTTTGCTGACTCCTATCTGGCTATTGATCAGGGCCCCATTATTGTCATGATCGAAAACCAGCGCTCGCAATTATTATGGAAATTATTCATGAGTTGCCCCGAAGTAAAAAAGGGAATGACAAACCTGGGTTTCCAAAGCCCGAACCTATAA
- a CDS encoding glucoamylase family protein, giving the protein MKTLLLLLLTISVGVAQPRPYTFTKADNAFLDSLQHDTFRFFWETANPANGLVPDRGPTPAFASIAAVGFGLTSYLVGVERGYITRSQAADRTVKTLRFFAKAPQAEKTTGVTGYKGFFYHFLDMKTGERFKQVELSTIDTALLLGGILSAQSYFDKNTPIEMEIRQLAEQIYGRVDWTWIQARRPFVSMGWHPEKGFIDADWKGYNEAMLLYVLALGSPTHPVNADVWPAWTKSYNWAAPHWANFRAQPHVNFDPLFGHQYSHVWIDFRGIKDAYMTSKGFDYAENSRRATYANRGYCSANPAKWQGYSSTIWGLTACDGPKDTTVAGRIFFSYRARGAAIQQVVDDGTIAPTAAGGSIAFAPEICLPALRAMKSKYGAKLYGKYGFLDAFNPTYRYPSAFANGSTATGWFDRDYLGIDQGPILLMAENARTNFVWNLMKRNPHIRKGLERAGFTGGWLK; this is encoded by the coding sequence ATGAAAACCTTACTTCTCCTCCTCCTCACAATAAGCGTTGGCGTTGCCCAACCCAGGCCATACACGTTCACGAAGGCAGATAACGCCTTTCTGGACAGTCTGCAACACGACACCTTCCGGTTTTTCTGGGAAACAGCGAACCCCGCTAACGGCCTCGTTCCCGACCGGGGGCCAACGCCCGCATTTGCCAGTATTGCCGCCGTTGGGTTTGGTCTGACGTCCTACCTCGTAGGTGTTGAGCGGGGTTACATTACACGCAGCCAGGCCGCCGATCGGACGGTGAAAACATTGCGATTTTTCGCGAAGGCTCCCCAGGCGGAGAAAACAACGGGGGTGACTGGCTACAAGGGGTTTTTCTACCATTTTCTGGACATGAAAACCGGCGAGCGCTTTAAACAGGTCGAGCTTTCCACCATCGACACGGCTCTGTTACTGGGCGGCATTCTGAGTGCACAGTCCTATTTCGATAAGAATACCCCTATTGAAATGGAGATCAGACAGCTGGCCGAGCAGATTTATGGACGTGTCGACTGGACGTGGATTCAGGCGCGACGGCCGTTTGTATCTATGGGCTGGCATCCCGAAAAAGGTTTTATAGACGCCGACTGGAAGGGGTATAACGAAGCCATGCTGCTTTATGTGCTGGCTCTTGGCTCTCCCACGCACCCGGTCAATGCCGATGTGTGGCCCGCCTGGACAAAAAGTTATAATTGGGCGGCTCCCCACTGGGCTAATTTTCGGGCGCAACCCCACGTAAACTTCGACCCGTTATTTGGGCACCAATACTCGCACGTATGGATTGATTTTCGGGGTATCAAAGACGCCTACATGACCAGCAAGGGATTCGATTATGCCGAAAACTCGCGCCGGGCCACGTACGCCAACCGGGGATACTGTTCCGCGAACCCGGCAAAATGGCAGGGTTACAGTTCGACAATCTGGGGCCTGACCGCCTGCGATGGACCAAAGGACACAACGGTAGCCGGTCGAATTTTTTTCTCTTATCGCGCACGGGGTGCGGCCATCCAGCAAGTTGTGGACGATGGCACCATTGCCCCCACGGCGGCAGGTGGTTCAATAGCTTTCGCTCCCGAAATATGCCTGCCTGCCCTGCGTGCCATGAAGTCGAAATACGGGGCTAAGCTTTATGGGAAATACGGCTTCCTCGATGCCTTCAACCCAACCTATCGCTACCCCTCGGCTTTCGCGAATGGCTCCACCGCTACCGGTTGGTTCGACAGAGACTACCTCGGTATCGACCAGGGACCTATTTTGCTCATGGCCGAAAACGCCCGGACCAATTTCGTCTGGAATCTGATGAAGCGAAACCCGCACATTCGCAAAGGTCTGGAACGGGCAGGCTTTACGGGTGGCTGGCTGAAGTAG
- a CDS encoding FG-GAP-like repeat-containing protein, with the protein MTSLSQYYTCFLAVATLAIFIGSCQSGSDNDPLIAEGKQLAQKHCAACHVVPAPELLDKETWVKHVLPAMAPNLGLEVYPGGLYYAGSKAAITFDKWQKLIAYYQTLAPDKLEPAEKPEAAVKDWALFALEKPQLDTSQIAMTTMVAMDTVSHQLYSSDALRSDITRWDQTLKPTLFKQLHSAAVNASFSRDGKGNERGLFTILGTMRAADISKGEVISLAMNGQRASDSLALATDLPRPLQSVSADFNKDGLMDWVVCGFGHNKGGLYWLKQQPNHRFVQLPIKEVAGASEATVGDFNADGWPDMIVLFAHADEGIWLFLNDKKGGFTERNLLRFPSVYGSTSFQLVDFNKDGKLDILYTCGDNSDYSKVMKPYHGLYIYLNEGDFRYKQAYFYPLNGCTKAIATDFDQDGDLDIATIAFFADFKNDPSESCLYFEQEKSLQFRPHALPINSYGRWICMDVNDWDHDGDPDIVLGNFAKTFIIQEGLKPTWDMHLPLIVLRNKTR; encoded by the coding sequence ATGACCTCCCTTTCTCAATACTACACCTGTTTTCTTGCCGTTGCCACGCTTGCCATATTCATTGGCAGTTGCCAGTCGGGGAGTGATAACGACCCGCTTATTGCCGAAGGGAAACAACTCGCGCAAAAGCATTGCGCGGCTTGCCACGTTGTTCCAGCGCCCGAGCTACTGGACAAAGAAACGTGGGTGAAGCACGTGCTGCCCGCTATGGCGCCCAATCTCGGGCTGGAGGTGTATCCCGGAGGTTTATATTATGCCGGATCGAAAGCGGCTATCACATTTGACAAATGGCAGAAACTAATCGCTTATTACCAAACGCTGGCACCGGACAAACTGGAACCCGCCGAAAAGCCGGAGGCTGCGGTAAAAGACTGGGCCTTGTTTGCGCTCGAAAAACCCCAACTCGATACAAGCCAAATCGCTATGACGACTATGGTGGCGATGGATACTGTTAGTCATCAGCTTTATTCCAGCGACGCCCTTCGGAGCGACATAACCCGATGGGATCAAACGTTGAAACCTACCTTGTTCAAACAGCTTCATTCGGCGGCTGTGAATGCGTCCTTTTCCCGAGACGGAAAGGGTAATGAGCGAGGTCTGTTCACCATTCTGGGAACCATGCGGGCGGCTGATATTTCAAAAGGAGAGGTGATTTCATTAGCCATGAATGGCCAGCGTGCTAGCGATTCATTGGCTTTGGCGACAGATTTGCCCCGGCCGCTGCAATCGGTGTCTGCCGACTTCAATAAAGACGGATTGATGGATTGGGTCGTTTGTGGATTCGGTCACAATAAGGGAGGACTGTACTGGTTGAAACAACAGCCGAATCATCGGTTTGTCCAGTTGCCAATCAAAGAAGTTGCCGGAGCAAGTGAAGCCACCGTTGGCGATTTTAATGCTGATGGCTGGCCGGACATGATCGTCCTGTTTGCCCATGCCGATGAGGGAATCTGGCTATTTCTGAATGATAAAAAGGGCGGGTTTACGGAGCGGAATCTCCTGCGGTTTCCATCGGTATATGGCTCTACCAGTTTTCAATTAGTTGATTTCAATAAGGACGGAAAGCTGGATATTCTGTACACCTGTGGCGATAACAGCGATTATTCGAAGGTGATGAAACCGTATCACGGGCTATATATTTACCTCAACGAGGGCGATTTTCGTTACAAACAGGCCTATTTCTATCCTCTCAATGGCTGCACCAAAGCCATCGCCACGGATTTCGATCAGGATGGCGACCTGGACATTGCGACCATTGCGTTCTTTGCCGATTTTAAAAATGATCCCTCCGAAAGTTGCCTGTATTTCGAGCAGGAAAAATCCTTACAGTTTCGGCCACATGCTTTACCTATCAACAGCTATGGACGCTGGATTTGCATGGACGTGAACGACTGGGACCATGACGGCGACCCGGATATCGTGCTGGGGAATTTCGCAAAAACGTTTATCATTCAGGAGGGGCTGAAACCGACCTGGGATATGCACCTGCCGTTGATTGTGTTGAGAAATAAAACACGGTAG